The following are from one region of the Salvia splendens isolate huo1 chromosome 2, SspV2, whole genome shotgun sequence genome:
- the LOC121779698 gene encoding nuclear pore complex protein NUP98A-like, translated as MHAQLNQHEVEVAATTEYVLALLPKLPNGVEYYTEPSLRELAAKEKAGAGFCRRVKDFVVGRKGHGSIKFLGETDVCHLDVESIVQLNNRQVIVYPNGRKKPRDGGQCNKTAEVTLLNVKCIIKKTGKKYVEGPPVESYKEILVKMIRERGAEFDSYDPVKGELKFRVKLF; from the coding sequence ATGCATGCCCAACTGAATCAGCACGAAGTTGAAGTCGCTGCAACAACTGAATATGTTTTAGCACTACTGCCAAAGCTTCCCAATGGAGTTGAATATTACACAGAACCTTCACTGCGCGAGCTGGCAGCTAAGGAAAAAGCAGGAGCAGGATTCTGCAGGCGTGTGAAGGACTTTGTTGTGGGAAGGAAGGGTCATGGAAGCATCAAGTTTCTTGGAGAAACAGATGTCTGCCATCTCGATGTTGAATCCATTGTGCAGTTGAACAATCGGCAAGTGATCGTCTATCCGAACGGGAGAAAGAAGCCACGAGATGGGGGACAGTGTAACAAGACAGCTGAGGTCACTCTGCTCAATGTCAAATGCATCATCAAAAAGACAGGAAAGAAGTATGTTGAAGGGCCTCCAGTTGAGAGTTACAAAGAGATCTTGGTCAAAATGATTCGAGAACGTGGAGCGGAGTTTGATTCATATGATCCAGTTAAAGGGGAACTGAAATTTAGGGTTAAACTCTTTTAG
- the LOC121779703 gene encoding lysM domain receptor-like kinase 4 — translation MAQQNYSGAAIYRCNGNEATTPSESLYTCNGQFSSGRAFLIFTAKSPYVTVAAIANLTLSDQAEISRINNITTSRVLPEGQEVVVPVECSCSGRSYQATITYQIQPGETYFLIADNTFKGLSTCDELKHANTYRETSLLAGQKLRVPLRKRSITTSPPLPPPVSLKSKPKRAPLIVGITAGAFFLLISLLVLLFLSWKKRAQVADEIKKATRNFGSRSRIKDHEYRGTFKREVLAVKKNSGNAEYEVKMLYKINHFNIVRLHGFCQDKDDLYLVYEYMANGSLRDWLNRRGSQHTKSWYQRMRIALDVANGLLYLHNFANPAYVHNNVKSSNVLLDGNLRAKITNFSLAKEANCSDTKRIVGTRGYMAPECLGAGPVTPEVDVYAFGVVLLELITDEFPVIEQDGGGRLLSTSVAALMESLNAETDLCSFIAYGLAGNGGTKYALQVVKLSLSCLTQDPSDRPDMIEVVSILQKMYSIIHTPH, via the exons ATGGCCCAGCAGAACTATTCAGGAGCTGCCATTTACCGGTGCAACGGCAATGAAGCAACGACGCCGTCAGAGTCCCTCTACACGTGCAACGGCCAATTCTCTTCTGGCCGGGCTTTCCTGATCTTCACAGCCAAGTCTCCATATGTTACAGTTGCGGCAATTGCTAATCTGACCTTGTCGGACCAAGCTGAAATTTCCCGAATCAACAACATCACGACATCCAGAGTCCTCCCAGAAGGACAAGAGGTCGTTGTCCCAGTTGAGTGCTCGTGTTCGGGTCGAAGCTATCAAGCCACCATCACTtaccagatccaacccggcgaGACTTACTTCTTAATTGCAGACAATACTTTCAAGGGATTGTCCACTTGTGACGAGCTTAAACATGCAAATACGTACCGGGAGACGAGTTTGTTGGCTGGGCAGAAGTTGCGAGTTCCGCTGAG GAAGCGTAGTATAACTACTTCACCACCTCTGCCTCCTCCCGTTTCTCTGAAAAGCAAACCAAAGAGGGCTCCATTGATTGTTGGCATTACTGCCGGAGCTTTTTTTCTGCTAATATCGCTGCTAGTTCTCTTGTTTCTGTCTTGGAAGAAAAGAGCACAAGTTGCAGATG AAATAAAGAAGGCTACAAGAAATTTTGGGTCCAGAAGCAGGATCAAAGACCACGAGTACCGGGGAACTTTCAAACGGGAAGTTTTGGCTGTTAAAAAGAATAGCGGGAATGCAGAGTACGAGGTGAAGATGTTGTATAAGATAAATCACTTCAATATAGTAAGACTTCATGGATTCTGCCAAGATAAAGATGACTTGTACCTCGTGTATGAGTACATGGCAAATGGCTCCCTTCGGGACTGGCTGAACAGAAGAGGATCCCAGCATACGAAGAGCTGGTACCAACGCATGCGTATTGCACTTGATGTTGCCAATGGCCTTCTCTATCTCCACAACTTCGCAAACCCAGCTTACGTGCACAATAATGTAAAAAGCAGCAATGTTCTTCTAGATGGAAACCTGCGAGCAAAAATTACGAATTTCAGTCTTGCAAAAGAAGCAAACTGCAGTGATACAAAAAGGATTGTGGGGACTAGAGGATACATGGCACCTGAATGTCTTGGTGCAGGTCCAGTTACTCCCGAGGTCGACGTATACGCCTTCGGAGTAGTACTGCTGGAGCTTATAACAGATGAATTCCCAGTAATTGAGCAGGATGGTGGAGGAAGACTTCTTTCAACATCGGTAGCTGCTCTTATGGAAAGCTTGAATGCAGAAACTGACCTATGCAGCTTTATTGCCTATGGTCTCGCTGGAAATGGTGGGACAAAATATGCCCTCCAGGTGGTGAAGCTAAGCTTAAGCTGTTTGACACAAGACCCTTCCGAT
- the LOC121765933 gene encoding probable galacturonosyltransferase-like 1, whose amino-acid sequence MKKSTQPPLFSLSLTLIIFSLFATPSSQQNVTTSISQQFREAPQFYNAPSCLPIEDDEDDDDNNNNNSRRGSVNKQFICSSDAVHVAMTLDAAYIRGSMAAILSILQHTSCPQNVVFHFVASASAVAPLLSSTIAASFPYLAFEIYPFRDSAVAGLISTSIRSALDCPLNYARSYLADLLPACVRRVVYLDSDLVLVDDIAKLAGIPLAARRVLAAPEYCNANFTAYFTPTFWSSPSLSGTFAGRNACYFNTGVMVIDLRRWRSGGYTARIEEWMELQKRMRIYELGSLPPFLLVFAGEIEPVDHRWNQHGLGGDNFRGLCRDLHPGPVSLLHWSGKGKPWARLDASRPCPLDALWAPYDLLKPPYSFDS is encoded by the coding sequence ATGAAGAAGAGCACACAACCACCcctcttctctctttctctcacactaattattttctctctatttgCCACTCCCTCGTCTCAACAAAATGTCACAACCTCAATCTCACAACAATTTAGAGAAGCCCCCCAATTCTACAATGCCCCATCCTGCCTTCCAATCGAGGAcgacgaagacgacgacgacaaCAACAATAACAATAGCAGACGCGGCAGCGTCAACAAACAATTCATTTGCTCTAGCGACGCTGTCCACGTGGCCATGACCCTCGACGCGGCCTACATCCGCGGCTCGATGGCCGCGATCCTCTCAATCCTCCAGCACACCTCGTGCCCGCAGAACGTCGTCTTCCACTTCGTCGCCTCGGCCTCGGCCGTCGCGCCCCTCCTCAGCTCCACCATCGCAGCCTCCTTCCCGTACCTCGCATTCGAGATCTACCCCTTCCGCGACTCCGCGGTGGCGGGGCTAATCTCGACCTCCATCCGTTCCGCCCTCGACTGCCCTCTCAACTACGCCCGCAGCTACCTCGCCGACCTCCTCCCGGCCTGCGTCCGCCGCGTCGTCTACCTCGACTCCGACCTCGTCCTCGTCGACGACATCGCGAAGCTCGCCGGAATCCCTCTCGCCGCCCGCAGGGTCCTGGCGGCGCCGGAGTACTGCAACGCCAACTTCACCGCCTACTTCACGCCGACGTTCTGGTCCAGCCCCTCCCTCTCCGGCACCTTCGCCGGCCGGAACGCCTGCTACTTCAACACCGGCGTAATGGTGATCGATCTCCGGCGGTGGCGCAGCGGCGGGTACACGGCGAGGATTGAGGAATGGATGGAACTGCAGAAGAGGATGAGGATCTACGAGCTGGGATCGCTGCCGCCGTTTCTGCTGGTGTTCGCCGGAGAGATTGAGCCGGTGGATCACCGGTGGAACCAGCACGGCCTCGGAGGGGATAACTTCCGCGGGCTGTGCCGGGACCTGCATCCGGGCCCAGTCAGCCTGCTGCATTGGAGCGGGAAGGGCAAGCCGTGGGCCCGACTGGACGCGAGCCGGCCCTGCCCGCTCGACGCGCTCTGGGCGCCGTACGATCTGCTCAAGCCTCCCTATTCTttcgattcttga